In Rhodovulum sulfidophilum DSM 1374, the following are encoded in one genomic region:
- the hflX gene encoding GTPase HflX: MTRAWVLHPDIASDRERRDAGPALEEAVALAGALPDLEVVGAETVPLARPRAGHLFGSGKIDELKERLGEAEVDLVLIDGPVSPVQQRNLEKAWKVKILDRTGLILEIFADRARTREGVLQVELAALSYQRTRLVRAWTHLERQRGGLGFVGGPGETQIEADRRAIDEAITRIRRQLSKVVKTRDLHRAARRKVPFPIVALVGYTNAGKSTLFNRLTGAEVLAKDMLFATLDPTMRAVALPTGLKVILSDTVGFISDLPTQLVAAFRATLEEVLEADLVLHVRDIAHPDSEAQAEDVRAILVDLGVARETPQIEVWNKTDLLDPERRAATEAAAARHDEVAAISAWTGQGVGPLLEAVTERLDAARQRRDLHLAHDDGRRRAWLYEQGIVEGEVPDDEGSTLTVNWTARQEQRFRSL; the protein is encoded by the coding sequence AGACCGTGCCGCTGGCCCGGCCCCGGGCCGGCCATCTTTTCGGGTCGGGCAAGATCGACGAGCTGAAGGAGAGGCTGGGCGAGGCCGAGGTCGACTTGGTGCTGATCGACGGGCCGGTCAGCCCGGTGCAGCAGCGCAATCTGGAGAAGGCCTGGAAGGTCAAGATCCTTGACCGGACCGGTCTGATTCTCGAGATCTTCGCCGACCGGGCGCGGACCCGCGAGGGTGTGTTGCAGGTCGAACTTGCCGCACTCAGCTATCAGCGGACGCGGCTGGTGCGGGCCTGGACCCATCTCGAGCGCCAGCGGGGCGGGTTGGGATTTGTCGGCGGCCCCGGCGAGACCCAGATCGAGGCCGACCGCCGCGCCATCGACGAGGCCATCACCCGGATCCGGCGGCAGCTGTCGAAGGTCGTCAAGACCCGCGACCTGCACCGCGCCGCCCGGCGCAAGGTGCCGTTCCCGATCGTGGCGCTGGTGGGCTATACCAATGCCGGCAAGTCGACGCTGTTCAACCGGCTGACCGGGGCCGAGGTGCTGGCCAAGGACATGCTGTTCGCCACGCTCGACCCGACGATGCGGGCGGTTGCGCTGCCGACCGGGCTCAAGGTGATCCTGTCCGATACGGTGGGCTTCATCTCGGACCTGCCGACCCAGCTGGTCGCGGCCTTCCGCGCCACGCTGGAAGAGGTGCTGGAAGCCGATCTGGTCCTGCATGTGCGCGACATCGCCCATCCCGACAGCGAGGCCCAGGCCGAGGATGTGCGCGCGATTCTCGTCGATCTGGGCGTGGCGCGCGAGACGCCGCAGATCGAGGTCTGGAACAAGACCGACCTGCTCGATCCCGAGCGCCGCGCCGCGACCGAAGCGGCGGCCGCGCGCCATGACGAGGTCGCGGCGATCTCGGCCTGGACCGGGCAGGGCGTCGGACCGCTGCTCGAGGCGGTGACCGAGCGTCTCGACGCGGCGCGGCAACGCCGCGACTTGCATCTGGCGCATGACGACGGACGCCGCCGCGCCTGGCTTTACGAGCAGGGCATTGTCGAGGGCGAGGTGCCCGACGATGAGGGCTCGACGCTGACGGTCAACTGGACGGCGCGCCAGGAACAGCGCTTCCGCAGCCTCTAG
- a CDS encoding ABC transporter permease: MNETKARPRLGRSEAAQGYFLVAPPFLYALLLLAVPLAAILLFSFWSQDYLTLDTTLTLKNYREAFSDPLYGQLLLRSLLISGAVTAATVLTAFPIAYFISFSVPPSQKSMWIFLITIPFWSSYLMRVFLWKVILGYNGVLNTTLSGLGIIDEPLSFILYNANAVVITLAHAYAPFAILPIFVALEKIDRSLLEASRDLGESRTMTFLRVTLPLAMPGVVAAVLIVFIPTIGDYVTPRLVGGPDGLMIANMIQTQFLKLNNAPMGAALAVLAMAMVTAVAVLFLVLNRRYLRGRK, from the coding sequence ATGAACGAGACCAAGGCAAGGCCCCGGCTGGGCCGAAGCGAGGCGGCACAGGGGTATTTCCTCGTGGCGCCTCCCTTCCTCTATGCGCTGCTGCTTTTGGCGGTGCCGCTGGCGGCCATCCTGCTGTTCAGCTTCTGGAGCCAGGATTACCTGACGCTCGACACCACGCTGACGCTCAAGAACTACCGCGAGGCGTTCTCCGATCCGCTTTACGGTCAGCTTCTGCTGCGCTCGCTGCTGATCTCGGGGGCGGTGACCGCGGCGACGGTGCTGACCGCCTTTCCGATCGCCTATTTCATCTCGTTCAGCGTGCCGCCCTCGCAGAAGTCGATGTGGATCTTCCTCATCACCATCCCGTTCTGGTCCTCCTATCTGATGCGGGTGTTTCTGTGGAAGGTGATCCTTGGCTATAACGGCGTGCTCAACACCACGCTGAGCGGGCTTGGCATCATCGACGAGCCGCTGAGCTTCATTCTCTACAATGCCAATGCGGTGGTGATCACCCTGGCCCATGCCTATGCGCCCTTCGCGATCCTGCCGATCTTCGTCGCGCTCGAGAAGATCGACCGCTCGCTGCTCGAGGCCAGCCGCGATCTGGGCGAGAGCCGGACGATGACCTTTCTGCGGGTGACGCTGCCGCTGGCAATGCCGGGGGTGGTGGCGGCGGTGCTGATCGTCTTCATCCCGACCATCGGCGACTATGTCACGCCGCGTCTGGTCGGCGGGCCGGACGGGCTGATGATCGCCAACATGATCCAGACCCAGTTCCTGAAGCTCAACAACGCCCCGATGGGGGCCGCGCTGGCGGTCTTGGCCATGGCGATGGTGACGGCGGTCGCGGTGCTGTTCCTGGTTCTGAACCGCCGCTACCTGAGGGGACGGAAATGA
- a CDS encoding penicillin acylase family protein, with translation MPHLFRWLLRIFTAVVILAALGIGGVYYLASRSLTDYSATHVVDGLSAPVEIVRDHSSVPHIFGKTDEDVFFGLGYAHAQDRLWQMTVLRRTVQGRLSELFGARTMKIDELMRRLDLYRLAQDSVDAQDPQTLAALEAYSRGVNAWIETVNTEARGRGAPEFFLFRPEIAYWQPADSIALVKLMGVRLSSHLDAEVLRARVSLLMEPERVKDILPDAPGPGLAALPDYADLAPGVIPSSAPLARYAEGPLSPFLGPDFAGASNAWAAAPKRSAAGGTLLANDPHLGFSAPSIWYLARLELSTGGVIGGTIPGIPTILSGRSAKLGWGLTTSYLDDQDVFLEQLNPDNPQEYRTPDGFRPFETRRSIIKVADAEPVTITLRWTENGPVLPGTHYDLASITPPGHVAALGWTLLSGADTSISAAMQVMRSQSVDEAIEAGRFFVAPSLNLTLVDADNIALQMIGAMPRRMAGNQSKGRLPQPGWKEENRWQGWLNYAANPSFRDPAGGILGNTNNKLVDRPFPLHVSFDWGDSQRIQRWKRLMETRKVHTRESFIEAQLDTVSFTARSLLPLVGKDLWFTGEAAPAGSPERRRQRALELLAGWNGEMNEHLPEPLIYAAWMRFLQRDLIEDDLGPLAREFTHVEPLFIERVFRDIDGASVWCDIRQSAAIETCTEIARKSLDEALLYLSETYGGSLESLRWGQAHQAWHDHPVLGETPLLKWIVNIRQPTSGGDNTLNRGLTKGTDPFPFANLHGAGYRAVYDFADPDSSVFIISTGQSGHPLSRHYDDLGELWRRGEYIPMTLDPALARAAAVGITNLIPKSR, from the coding sequence ATGCCCCATCTCTTCCGCTGGCTGTTGCGGATCTTCACCGCCGTCGTGATCCTGGCCGCTCTGGGCATCGGCGGGGTCTATTATCTCGCCTCGCGCTCGCTGACCGATTACAGCGCCACCCACGTGGTCGACGGGCTGAGCGCCCCGGTCGAGATCGTGCGCGACCATTCCAGCGTGCCGCATATCTTCGGCAAGACCGACGAGGACGTCTTCTTCGGGCTGGGCTACGCCCATGCCCAGGACCGGCTCTGGCAGATGACGGTGCTGCGCCGGACGGTCCAGGGGCGCCTGTCCGAGCTGTTCGGGGCCCGGACGATGAAGATCGACGAGCTGATGCGGCGGCTCGACCTCTACCGGCTCGCGCAGGATTCGGTCGATGCCCAGGACCCGCAGACCCTGGCCGCGCTCGAGGCCTATTCCCGTGGCGTCAATGCCTGGATCGAGACCGTGAACACCGAGGCCCGTGGCCGTGGCGCGCCCGAATTCTTCCTGTTCCGGCCGGAAATCGCCTATTGGCAGCCCGCCGACTCGATCGCGCTGGTCAAGCTGATGGGGGTGCGGCTGTCCTCGCATCTCGATGCCGAGGTCCTGCGGGCCCGGGTCTCGCTGCTGATGGAGCCCGAGCGGGTGAAGGACATCCTGCCCGACGCGCCCGGACCGGGGCTGGCGGCCCTGCCCGACTATGCCGACCTCGCCCCCGGGGTCATCCCCTCCTCGGCGCCGCTGGCGCGCTATGCCGAAGGCCCGCTCTCGCCCTTCCTCGGACCCGATTTCGCCGGCGCCTCGAATGCCTGGGCCGCCGCGCCGAAACGCTCGGCCGCGGGCGGAACGCTTCTGGCCAACGACCCGCATCTGGGCTTTTCCGCGCCCTCGATCTGGTATCTCGCGCGGCTCGAGCTGTCGACCGGCGGGGTGATCGGCGGCACGATCCCCGGCATCCCCACCATCCTGTCGGGCCGCTCGGCGAAACTCGGCTGGGGGCTCACCACCTCCTATCTCGACGATCAGGACGTGTTCCTCGAACAGCTGAACCCCGACAACCCGCAGGAATACCGGACCCCCGACGGCTTTCGCCCCTTCGAGACCCGACGCAGCATCATCAAGGTCGCCGATGCCGAACCGGTCACCATCACGCTGCGCTGGACCGAGAACGGGCCGGTCCTGCCCGGCACCCATTACGACCTGGCCTCGATCACCCCGCCCGGCCATGTCGCGGCGCTGGGCTGGACGCTGCTGAGCGGCGCCGACACCTCGATCAGCGCGGCGATGCAGGTCATGCGCTCGCAAAGCGTCGACGAGGCGATCGAGGCCGGTCGGTTCTTCGTCGCGCCCTCGCTGAACCTGACCCTGGTCGATGCCGACAACATCGCACTGCAGATGATCGGCGCAATGCCCCGGCGGATGGCCGGCAACCAGAGCAAGGGCCGCCTGCCCCAGCCCGGCTGGAAGGAAGAAAACCGCTGGCAGGGCTGGCTGAACTATGCCGCCAATCCCAGCTTCAGGGATCCCGCGGGCGGCATTCTCGGCAACACCAACAACAAGCTGGTCGACCGGCCGTTTCCGCTTCATGTCAGCTTCGACTGGGGCGACAGCCAGCGGATCCAGCGCTGGAAGCGGCTGATGGAGACCCGCAAGGTCCATACCCGCGAAAGCTTCATCGAGGCCCAGCTCGACACCGTCTCCTTCACCGCGCGCTCGCTGCTGCCGCTGGTCGGCAAGGATCTGTGGTTCACCGGCGAAGCGGCACCCGCGGGCAGCCCCGAAAGGCGGCGCCAGCGCGCGCTGGAACTGCTGGCGGGCTGGAACGGCGAGATGAACGAGCATCTGCCCGAGCCGCTGATCTATGCCGCCTGGATGCGCTTTCTGCAGCGCGACCTGATCGAGGACGATCTCGGCCCGCTCGCGCGCGAATTCACCCATGTCGAGCCGCTGTTCATCGAGCGGGTGTTCCGCGACATCGACGGCGCCTCGGTCTGGTGCGACATCCGCCAGTCGGCCGCGATCGAGACCTGCACCGAGATCGCCCGGAAGTCGCTCGACGAGGCGCTGCTGTACCTGTCCGAAACCTATGGCGGCTCGCTCGAATCGCTGCGCTGGGGACAGGCGCATCAGGCCTGGCACGACCATCCGGTGCTGGGCGAGACGCCGCTGCTGAAATGGATCGTGAACATCCGCCAGCCGACCTCGGGCGGGGACAACACGCTCAACCGGGGCCTGACCAAGGGCACCGATCCTTTCCCCTTCGCCAATCTGCATGGTGCGGGCTATCGCGCGGTCTATGATTTCGCCGACCCCGACAGCTCGGTCTTCATCATCTCGACCGGACAGTCGGGCCATCCGCTGAGCCGTCATTACGACGATCTCGGCGAACTCTGGCGTCGGGGCGAATATATCCCGATGACGCTCGATCCCGCCCTTGCCCGCGCCGCCGCGGTCGGCATCACCAACCTGATCCCGAAATCCCGCTGA
- the ppk2 gene encoding polyphosphate kinase 2, whose product MTDLPFDGAITQFYEQDSPDEIRRAIADGGKRDILADDYPYDRRLRHAAYAADLQALQIELAKLQADVKATGKRIAVLFEGRDAAGKGGTIKRFRQNMNPRVARLVALPAPSNREKSEWYFQRYVEQLPAGGEIVLFDRSWYNRGVVEHVFDFCTPEERERFFGQLPAFERMLVDEGILLVKFWLTVGRAEQLRRFLQREKDPLKQWKLSWVDIEGLKRWDAYSAAIRETFARSHNGHAPWTVIRSDDKRRARLAAIRHVLSLVDYKGRSDKVVTAPDPLICGGPEIWTP is encoded by the coding sequence ATGACAGATCTTCCCTTCGACGGTGCGATCACGCAGTTTTACGAACAGGACTCCCCCGACGAGATCCGCCGTGCCATCGCCGATGGCGGCAAGCGCGACATTCTGGCCGATGACTACCCCTATGACCGGCGGCTGCGCCATGCCGCCTATGCCGCCGATCTCCAGGCGCTGCAGATCGAGCTGGCAAAGCTGCAGGCCGATGTGAAGGCCACGGGCAAGCGCATCGCGGTGCTGTTCGAAGGCCGCGACGCCGCCGGCAAGGGCGGCACCATCAAGCGGTTCCGCCAGAACATGAACCCGCGCGTCGCCCGGCTGGTGGCGCTGCCCGCGCCCTCGAACCGCGAGAAAAGCGAATGGTACTTCCAGCGCTATGTCGAGCAGCTCCCGGCGGGCGGCGAGATCGTGCTGTTCGACCGTTCCTGGTACAACCGTGGCGTGGTCGAGCATGTGTTCGACTTTTGCACCCCGGAGGAGCGCGAGCGGTTCTTCGGCCAGCTTCCCGCCTTCGAACGGATGCTGGTCGATGAGGGCATCCTGCTGGTCAAGTTCTGGCTTACCGTCGGCCGGGCCGAACAGCTGCGGCGTTTCCTGCAGCGCGAGAAGGACCCGCTGAAGCAATGGAAACTCTCCTGGGTCGATATCGAGGGATTGAAACGCTGGGACGCCTATTCCGCCGCGATCCGCGAGACCTTCGCCCGCAGCCATAACGGCCATGCGCCCTGGACGGTGATCCGCTCGGACGACAAGCGCCGGGCGCGTCTGGCCGCCATCCGCCACGTGCTGTCGCTGGTCGATTACAAGGGCAGATCCGACAAGGTCGTGACCGCTCCCGACCCGCTGATCTGCGGCGGCCCCGAAATCTGGACGCCCTGA
- a CDS encoding NAD(P)-dependent oxidoreductase: protein MARVAFLGLGVMGYPMAGHLAAAGHEVAVYNRTAAKAEDWGARHGGRSAPSPAEAAEGADLVMACVGNDDDLRAVCEGESGAFAGMAAGAVFVDHTTVSSMVTEEMAALAEPRGIAFVDAPVSGGQAGAENGQLVIMCGGPEEAYAKAEPVMAAYAKLSKRMGGTGAGQLTKMVNQICIAGLVQGLSEGLHFAEKAGLDGRAVVEVIGGGAAGSWQMMNRYQTMLDDEFDHGFAVDWMRKDLGICLATADRTGASLPVTALVDQFYKDVQKLGGARWDTSSLIKRLRAMG from the coding sequence ATGGCACGGGTCGCATTTCTGGGTCTTGGGGTAATGGGCTATCCGATGGCGGGACATCTCGCCGCAGCGGGCCATGAGGTCGCCGTTTACAACCGGACCGCCGCCAAGGCCGAGGACTGGGGCGCCCGTCATGGCGGCCGGTCGGCGCCGAGCCCGGCCGAAGCTGCGGAGGGGGCGGATCTGGTCATGGCCTGCGTCGGCAATGATGACGATCTGCGCGCGGTCTGCGAGGGCGAGAGCGGTGCTTTTGCCGGGATGGCGGCGGGCGCGGTCTTCGTCGACCATACCACGGTGTCCTCGATGGTGACCGAAGAGATGGCGGCGCTGGCCGAACCCCGCGGGATCGCCTTTGTCGATGCGCCTGTCTCGGGCGGTCAGGCGGGCGCCGAGAACGGCCAGCTGGTGATCATGTGCGGCGGACCCGAAGAGGCCTATGCCAAGGCCGAGCCTGTGATGGCGGCCTATGCGAAGCTCTCGAAACGGATGGGCGGGACCGGCGCCGGCCAGCTGACCAAGATGGTCAACCAGATCTGCATCGCGGGGCTGGTGCAGGGTCTGTCGGAGGGACTGCATTTCGCCGAGAAGGCCGGGCTTGACGGGCGCGCGGTGGTCGAGGTGATCGGCGGCGGCGCGGCCGGCAGCTGGCAGATGATGAACCGCTATCAGACCATGCTGGACGACGAGTTCGACCATGGCTTCGCGGTCGACTGGATGCGCAAGGATCTGGGCATCTGTCTGGCCACCGCCGACCGCACCGGCGCCAGCCTGCCTGTCACGGCGCTGGTCGACCAGTTCTACAAGGACGTCCAGAAGCTGGGCGGCGCCCGCTGGGATACGTCGAGCCTGATCAAGCGCTTGCGGGCGATGGGCTGA
- a CDS encoding alpha/beta fold hydrolase, producing the protein MAEDYAPTGRLIEIDGRQVHAHQEGSGPDVILLHGAGGNTRDFTFDLLDRLSADFRVTAFDRPGLGHTDPLHPNGESPAEQAAVLEAASRRLGLGPAVLVGHSFGGAVALAWALDHPERAAAIVSLAGAAMPWPGGLGPYYELVSSDFGSMFMVPLISAFVPRFVAEQTIARIFEPDPVPEGYGDHIGIALSLRPETLRANTRQVNGLKPHIRAMADRYDDLKMPIEILHGTADRIVPIEVHSRPLAERLANVHLTELDGIGHMPHHADPEAAVAAIRRAAKRAGLRATA; encoded by the coding sequence ATGGCCGAGGATTATGCCCCGACCGGACGGCTGATCGAGATCGACGGACGCCAGGTCCATGCCCATCAGGAGGGCAGCGGGCCCGACGTGATCCTGCTGCATGGCGCGGGCGGCAATACCCGCGACTTCACCTTCGATCTGCTCGACCGGCTGTCGGCCGACTTCCGCGTCACCGCCTTCGACCGGCCCGGGCTCGGCCATACCGACCCGCTGCACCCCAATGGCGAAAGCCCGGCCGAACAGGCCGCGGTGCTGGAGGCCGCGAGCCGCAGGCTGGGACTTGGCCCGGCGGTGCTGGTCGGGCATTCCTTCGGCGGCGCGGTGGCGCTGGCCTGGGCGCTCGATCATCCCGAACGCGCTGCGGCCATCGTTTCGCTCGCGGGCGCGGCGATGCCCTGGCCGGGCGGTCTCGGCCCCTATTACGAACTGGTGTCGTCGGATTTCGGCTCGATGTTCATGGTGCCGCTGATCTCGGCCTTCGTGCCGCGCTTCGTCGCCGAGCAGACCATCGCCCGGATCTTCGAGCCCGACCCGGTGCCCGAGGGCTATGGCGACCATATCGGCATCGCGCTCAGCCTCCGCCCCGAAACCTTGCGCGCCAATACGCGGCAGGTGAACGGGCTGAAGCCCCATATCCGTGCCATGGCCGACCGCTATGACGACTTGAAGATGCCGATCGAGATCCTGCATGGCACCGCCGACCGCATCGTCCCGATCGAGGTTCATTCCCGGCCGCTGGCCGAGCGGCTGGCCAATGTCCATCTGACCGAACTCGACGGTATCGGCCACATGCCGCATCACGCCGATCCCGAGGCCGCGGTCGCGGCGATCCGGCGGGCGGCGAAACGGGCCGGATTGCGCGCGACCGCCTGA
- a CDS encoding ABC transporter ATP-binding protein, whose translation MKDTLGVERPIIALENVEKYYGEFHALRGISAEIRQGEFFSLLGPSGCGKTTLLRTIAGFEELSGGRLTIDGRDMKRVPANVRPTNMVFQSYAIFPHLSVAENVGFGLRREALSKERKAAKVAEALEMVGLRGFGARAAHALSGGQRQRVALARALILEPKVLLLDEPLSALDKKMREQMQIELRRLQRQVGITFILVTHDQEEALIMSDRIAVMFEGQIVQLDTPQQLYRRPNTRQVGEFIGVMNFLPATATVGDKADIEVEAAGLGRAVIGPDQLPGGWHPGQTQSVGIRPETMSILFPGETTERRVATGTVEDLSYYGDMTYYVVRLDGVDRPMTISMKNLVGRPVLERGTAARVAWDARSLVLFA comes from the coding sequence GTGAAAGACACGCTGGGCGTCGAACGCCCCATCATCGCGCTCGAGAATGTCGAGAAATATTACGGCGAGTTTCACGCCCTGCGCGGCATCTCGGCCGAGATCCGGCAGGGCGAGTTCTTTTCGCTGCTGGGGCCGTCGGGCTGCGGCAAGACCACGCTTCTGCGCACCATCGCGGGCTTCGAGGAACTGTCGGGCGGGCGGCTGACGATCGATGGCAGGGACATGAAGCGCGTGCCCGCCAATGTCCGGCCCACCAACATGGTGTTCCAGTCCTACGCGATCTTCCCGCATCTGAGCGTGGCCGAGAATGTGGGGTTCGGGCTGCGGCGCGAGGCCCTGAGCAAGGAGCGGAAGGCGGCGAAGGTGGCCGAGGCGCTCGAGATGGTCGGGCTGAGGGGCTTTGGCGCGCGCGCGGCCCATGCGCTGTCGGGCGGCCAGCGCCAGCGGGTGGCGCTGGCGCGTGCGCTGATCCTCGAACCCAAGGTGCTGCTCCTGGACGAGCCGCTTTCGGCGCTCGACAAGAAGATGCGCGAGCAGATGCAGATCGAACTGCGCCGGCTGCAGCGGCAGGTCGGCATCACCTTCATCCTGGTCACCCATGATCAGGAAGAGGCGCTGATCATGTCCGACCGGATCGCGGTGATGTTCGAGGGCCAGATCGTCCAGCTCGATACGCCGCAACAGCTGTACCGGCGGCCCAATACCCGGCAGGTCGGCGAATTCATCGGGGTGATGAACTTCCTGCCCGCGACCGCCACCGTCGGCGACAAGGCCGATATCGAGGTCGAGGCGGCCGGGCTCGGCCGGGCGGTGATCGGCCCCGACCAGCTGCCCGGCGGCTGGCATCCCGGCCAGACCCAGAGCGTGGGCATCCGCCCCGAGACCATGTCGATCCTGTTTCCGGGCGAGACCACCGAGCGCCGCGTCGCGACCGGCACGGTCGAGGATCTGTCCTATTATGGTGACATGACCTATTACGTGGTGCGGCTCGACGGGGTCGACCGGCCGATGACGATCTCGATGAAGAACCTCGTCGGGCGCCCGGTCCTCGAGCGCGGCACCGCCGCCCGGGTGGCCTGGGACGCGCGCTCGCTGGTGCTGTTCGCCTGA
- a CDS encoding ABC transporter permease — MKGLRLYAIFYLLFLYAPIALLPVFAFNNGTVIAFPLRGFTFEWFRELMTIPALHAAVLNSLAIAVSSAVIATCLGICAARAGTRFAFPGKKGILGLIMLPLVLPEIIVAVSLLVVLLQLGLPLGSWTVVLGHVLMCTPFSIAILNSAFQSLDVSLEEAAIDLGESRWSSFRLITLPLVMPGIVSSLLIAFTISLDEFIIAFFLTGTNPTLPVYIWGQLRFPQKIPVIMALGTLLVLTSVILLTVAEYVRRRGAARTGKADAGGFL; from the coding sequence ATGAAAGGCCTCCGGCTTTACGCGATCTTCTATCTGCTCTTCCTCTATGCGCCGATCGCGCTGCTGCCGGTCTTCGCCTTCAACAACGGCACCGTGATCGCCTTTCCGCTGAGGGGCTTCACGTTCGAGTGGTTCCGCGAGCTCATGACCATCCCGGCACTGCATGCGGCGGTGCTGAACAGTCTGGCGATCGCGGTCTCCTCGGCGGTGATCGCGACCTGCCTCGGGATCTGCGCGGCGCGGGCGGGCACGCGCTTTGCCTTTCCGGGCAAGAAGGGCATCCTTGGGCTGATCATGCTGCCGCTGGTCCTGCCCGAGATCATCGTCGCGGTCTCGCTTCTGGTGGTGCTGTTGCAACTGGGTCTTCCGCTCGGGTCCTGGACGGTGGTGCTGGGCCATGTGCTGATGTGCACGCCGTTTTCCATCGCGATCCTCAACTCGGCCTTCCAGAGCCTCGATGTCTCGCTGGAGGAGGCCGCCATTGATCTGGGCGAGAGCCGCTGGTCGAGCTTCCGGCTGATCACGCTGCCGCTGGTGATGCCGGGCATCGTCTCGTCGCTCTTGATCGCCTTCACGATCTCGCTCGACGAGTTCATCATCGCCTTCTTCCTCACCGGCACCAACCCGACGCTGCCGGTCTATATCTGGGGACAGCTCCGCTTTCCGCAGAAGATTCCCGTGATCATGGCGCTCGGCACGCTGCTTGTGCTGACCTCGGTGATCCTGCTGACCGTTGCCGAATATGTCCGCCGCCGGGGCGCCGCGCGCACCGGGAAGGCCGATGCCGGAGGATTCCTGTGA
- the metA gene encoding homoserine O-acetyltransferase MetA produces the protein MPIKFPSDLPAYDVLSREGVMVMGEDEASRQDIRPLKIALLNLMPKKIQTETQFARLIGATPLQIELSLVRMTEHKTRNTAAAHMETFYRPFAEVEASGEKFDGFLITGAPIEHLPFTEVTYWDELTRVFDWTQSHVHSTFGVCWGGMAMIYHFHGVQKHMLPAKAFGCFRHRNLAPASPYLRGFSDDCVIPVSRWTEMRQDEIDAAPGLVTLLGSDESGPCLVEDAGHRALYIFNHFEYDSDTLKQEYDRDIANGTSINVPQNYYPDNDPSQAPQNRWRSHAHLLYGNWINQIYQTTPFDQNRIGAY, from the coding sequence ATGCCCATCAAGTTCCCGTCCGACCTTCCCGCCTATGACGTCCTGTCGCGCGAGGGGGTGATGGTCATGGGCGAGGACGAGGCCTCGCGTCAGGACATAAGGCCGCTGAAGATCGCGCTTCTGAACCTGATGCCGAAGAAGATCCAGACCGAAACCCAGTTCGCCCGCCTGATCGGCGCGACGCCGCTGCAGATCGAGCTGAGCCTGGTGCGGATGACCGAGCACAAGACCCGGAACACCGCCGCCGCGCATATGGAGACCTTCTATCGCCCTTTCGCCGAGGTCGAGGCGAGCGGCGAGAAATTCGACGGGTTCCTCATCACCGGCGCCCCGATCGAGCATCTGCCCTTCACCGAGGTCACCTACTGGGACGAGCTGACCCGGGTCTTCGACTGGACCCAGAGCCATGTGCATTCGACCTTCGGCGTCTGCTGGGGCGGGATGGCGATGATCTACCATTTCCACGGCGTCCAGAAGCACATGCTGCCCGCCAAGGCCTTCGGCTGCTTCCGGCATCGCAACCTGGCACCGGCCTCGCCCTATCTGCGCGGCTTCTCCGACGATTGCGTCATTCCCGTCAGCCGCTGGACCGAAATGCGCCAGGACGAGATCGATGCCGCACCCGGGCTGGTGACGCTGCTTGGCAGCGACGAGAGCGGCCCCTGCCTGGTCGAGGATGCGGGCCATCGCGCGCTCTACATCTTCAACCATTTCGAATATGACAGCGACACGCTGAAACAGGAATACGACCGCGACATCGCCAACGGCACCTCGATCAACGTGCCGCAGAACTACTATCCGGACAACGATCCCTCGCAGGCGCCGCAGAACCGCTGGCGCAGCCATGCGCATCTGCTTTACGGCAACTGGATCAACCAGATCTACCAGACCACCCCTTTCGACCAGAACCGGATCGGAGCATATTGA